Proteins from one Malaya genurostris strain Urasoe2022 chromosome 2, Malgen_1.1, whole genome shotgun sequence genomic window:
- the LOC131429874 gene encoding vitellogenin-A1-like isoform X2: MIGKILLLAFVGISAAYQYDYKNEFYYSRPENKTGYEYGAWEANREYVYNVTSMTLTALHDLDDQWTGVYSRARLVLRPKEPNYVVGHIENAEYAVLNERLPQGYRTDLQERDLKYRPWPMSSKPFGIRYHKGYIKGLYVEQTVPNNEVNVLKAWISQLQLDTNGSNKINSKYNQLPENNSFTGAYKVMEPSVTGNCETLYDVNAVPEYIAQSNPEWVPQPQLREDGQYIFEVVKTLNYDNCDQRMGYHFGFSGDSDFKPNTNQMGNVASKSAVSRMFLTGDWYNYTIQSASTTNKVVIAPSLVNQEKAMVISQVNASLNEVQAYRKIPQGPADDRQVYVDLVYSYNMPSDKKNNVRPANETDSSSSSSSSSSSSSSSSSSSSDSSSSSSSESSSGSSDSSSSSDSSSSSSESKENPKISPAEQAKNNNKEQQKNTVSRQRRDLNAEKEKKYYQAYKMDQYRLSRNNDTSSDSSSSDDSSSSSSSSSESTETKNGQNNNSSSSSSSSSSSSSSSSSSSSSSSSSSSSSSSSSSSSSSSSESDSLSSEEAYHQPAPQNYKDAPEAPLLPYYTGYKGHNVQLARNVDGARTVDKLVQEIADDLQNPSNMPKANTLSKFNILGRVIRTMEYQEIYDAAQKYFVSQKEREEGNNHSEKFSKRVDAWNTFRDALADAGTPPAFKVIKEYVEEKKLRGHEAASVIATLQHSIRYPTESLMHEFFLMVTSNAVRSQDGLNTTALMSYTNFVNNAQVNNRSAYNYYPVQSFGRLADSDYKIVAHKIVPWLAHQLREAVNEADSIDIQVYVRALGNLGHPEILNVFEPYMEGKIRVSDYQRLAMVAAMDRLAENYPKLSRSVLYKVYQNAADRHEIRAAAVFMLMRTNPPAEMLQRMAEYTHQDPSEYVRAAVKSSLEHAAQADEYDDNDDDDDLAENAKAAVKLLNPDDYSLQYSSSYIRDYAFENLEMSYRMQVAQIASDDHYLPSGLFYQLRQNYGGQKRYSTFYYLVSSMESFLDLVDKQYDTSSIQDDYKSADYYYKYYKQYPNKKSEYYEKYSKSHGPQDDYYQKYNKNEFSEKDPQKWSTTRIAKLLDIDAEDAEELEGQIMMRMFDSDYFYAFDNQTIENIPRRLKQWARDLEDGATLNITKFYQQQAVTLAFPLASGFPFVYTLKTPTVVKIETEATVKTHPAINKKAAGHPENENDEYVHWPRAVNGSVDANLLYHRLVDAKVGFVTPFDHQRYIAGYQKKIQAYLPFSVDFDLDFDNDEYEMELEFLEPKEDHLLFHLSSWPYTGYKDITDIRPIAESPNAHIVHDEEQTTKTYEKTVGDQMTGVAIRVYAKYDSDFLNYGRVQELLQDYDWAAAVLYPMAAQTYHYHQINVYHDAQRSNAKSMKLAYHYKEGDFSKDYQESDVKHPKGRHAYAGYYNENNYAQPFDFNPGSHRRQEQFIKNAAAGIRNSDVAVHDIGVTFEGHQKKSEYVVTAAYADSPVDEKSRLLLFISGSPYSQSNKAKQFQMCLSAQNEFPNVPKLNFINALNYDASSSMRYELAYGERCQGGAQISMKGKMSQSDEYRHYLRISDVGQRCKQQMDNGYYQLQECENATRQANYLDQYQFNIEVKNVDSYAKNWTYHLADYIQHKTYPYFTPNHYHKGKSNQYQVNFEMTPYGDYYNASFYAPDYAFEIENHPIENEYARYAAAMHPEMDITERLASHAYRGDNQPSCAVSAKYIDTFDGNTYDYEMGECWHAVLHTVKPDYDYYAQQSHFQNADSEYRFKNGFDEDEQVTILARSGPNKEVYFKVVLGQYKQNDYNIDIIPNGAELPAVYINGKPQQIHEKYAVELYTNDQNDQPLIRAHARPGKELEISIRDDDIKITYDGYRARIYADQSYYNDFVGLCGTNNGENYDDFVSPNQCYMKKPEHFAASYAITGQNCSGPAQAYNIAYQQESQDQCYKQEYYYGNIISEQEAGRKRYRNYNHYVNDDSSSSSSSSSSSSSSSSSSSSSSSSSSSSSSESNSDSNSSSSSSEEKEYHPQKQSHTVKQCEMQHQHQIIEQGDQTCFTMRPLPACRSQCKASEKTPKYYDVHCRNSNDPATKLYKNQISKGYNPDLSSRSVSKTVKFNIPKDCYHTQ; encoded by the exons ATGATTGGGAAAATTCTACTCCTCGCTTTTG TGGGGATCAGTGCTGCCTACCAGTACGACTACAAAAATGAGTTTTACTACAGCCGACCGGAGAACAAAACTGGCTACGAGTATGGCGCCTGGGAAGCGAACCGTGAATACGTCTACAATGTGACTTCCATGACGCTGACGGCTCTGCACGATCTCGATGACCAGTGGACCGGAGTTTACTCCCGTGCCCGCTTGGTACTGCGACCCAAGGAACCGAACTACGTGGTTGGCCATATCGAGAACGCAGAGTACGCCGTTTTGAACGAGCGTTTGCCTCAGGGATACCGAACTGATTTGCAGGAGCGTGATCTGAAATACCGACCATGGCCGATGAGCTCCAAACCATTCGGAATTCGCTACCACAAGGGTTATATCAAGGGTCTGTACGTCGAACAAACCGTTCCCAATAACGAAGTCAATGTTCTGAAGGCTTGGATCAGCCAGCTCCAGCTGGATACCAATGGATCCAACAAGATCAACTCCAAATACAACCAACTGCCGGAGAACAACTCCTTCACCGGAGCCTACAAGGTCATGGAACCATCGGTCACTGGCAATTGCGAAACTTTGTACGATGTCAACGCTGTTCCGGAGTACATTGCTCAATCCAACCCAGAATGGGTCCCACAACCGCAACTACGCGAAGATGGTCAGTATATCTTCGAAGTTGTGAAGACTTTGAACTACGATAACTGCGATCAACGCATGGGATACCACTTCGGTTTCAGTGGCGATAGCGACTTCAAGCCAAACACCAACCAAATGGGAAATGTCGCCTCGAAATCTGCCGTGTCTCGCATGTTCCTCACCGGTGACTGGTACAACTACACCATCCAATCGGCAAGCACCACGAACAAAGTTGTGATTGCTCCGTCCCTGGTTAATCAAGAGAAGGCTATGGTCATCTCACAGGTCAACGCATCGCTCAACGAAGTTCAGGCTTACCGCAAGATTCCACAAGGCCCAGCCGATGACCGTCAGGTGTATGTTGATCTGGTCTACAGCTACAACATGCCCAGCGATAAGAAGAACAATGTTCGTCCAGCCAACGAAACGGATTCCTCGTCGTCATCGTCTTCATCATCGTCCTCGTCGTCGTCTTCCTCCTCCTCATCGTCAgactcgtcgtcgtcgtcatcctcCGAGTCTTCGTCGGGCTCTTCCGATTCCTCCAGCTCCTCGGATTCCAGCAGCTCAAGCTCGGAGTCGAAGGAAAACCCTAAAATCAGCCCAGCCGAACAAGCCAAGAACAACAACAAAGAACAACAGAAGAATACCGTAAGCCGTCAACGCCGTGACCTCAATGCCGAGAAGGAAAAGAAATACTACCAAGCCTACAAGATGGACCAGTACCGTTTGAGCCGTAACAACGATACCTCATCCGATTCGAGCAGCTCGGACGATTCCTCGTCTTCTTCGTCCAGCTCATCGGAATCTACGGAGACTAAGAATGGCCAGAACAACAATTCATCTTCTTCGTCGTCATCGTCTTCCTCTTCTTCGTCGTCATCGTCTTCGTCTTCATCGTCTTCTtcttcgtcatcatcttcttcatcgtcgtcgtcgtcgtcgtcctcgTCATCATCGGAGTCCGATTCGCTGAGCAGCGAGGAAGCGTACCACCAACCAGCTCCCCAGAACTATAAGGACGCTCCGGAGGCTCCCCTGCTGCCGTACTACACTGGTTACAAGGGACACAACGTTCAGCTTGCCCGCAATGTCGATGGTGCTCGTACTGTTGACAAGCTTGTCCAGGAAATTGCCGATGACCTGCAGAATCCATCCAACATGCCGAAGGCCAACACCTTGAGCAAATTCAACATCTTGGGTCGCGTCATTCGCACCATGGAATATCAGGAAATCTACGATGCCGCCCAGAAATACTTCGTCTCCCAGAAGGAACGGGAGGAAGGTAACAACCACAGTGAGAAGTTTAGCAAACGCGTCGATGCATGGAACACTTTCCGCGATGCTTTGGCTGATGCGGGAACTCCACCGGCTTTCAAGGTCATCAAGGAATACGTCGAAGAGAAGAAACTACGAGGCCATGAGGCCGCTAGCGTCATCGCCACCCTGCAGCACTCCATCCGCTACCCAACGGAATCACTGATGCACGAATTCTTCCTGATGGTCACATCCAATGCTGTACGTAGCCAAGATGGTCTGAACACTACGGCTTTGATGTCCTACACCAACTTTGTGAACAATGCTCAAGTCAATAACCGTTCAGCGTACAACTACTACCCAGTTCAGAGCTTTGGTCGTTTGGCTGATTCGGACTACAAGATCGTTGCCCATAAAATCGTCCCATGGTTAGCTCATCAACTGCGAGAAGCCGTCAACGAAGCCGACAGCATCGATATCCAGGTTTACGTGCGTGCTCTTGGAAATCTCGGTCATCCGGAAATCCTGAACGTCTTCGAACCATACATGGAAGGAAAGATTCGCGTCAGTGACTACCAGCGTCTGGCTATGGTTGCTGCCATGGATCGATTGGCTGAAAATTACCCCAAACTGTCCCGGTCTGTGTTGTACAAGGTTTACCAGAATGCCGCCGATCGTCATGAGATTCGTGCCGCTGCCGTGTTCATGCTGATGCGTACCAATCCACCAGCAGAGATGCTTCAGCGTATGGCTGAGTACACCCACCAGGACCCCAGCGAATATGTTCGTGCCGCCGTTAAGAGCTCGCTGGAACATGCCGCTCAAGCTGATGAatatgatgataatgatgatgatgatgatcttGCTGAGAATGCTAAGGCTGCCGTTAAATTGCTGAATCCAGATGACTACAGTCTGCAATATTCTTCATCTTACATTCGTGACTATGCATTCGAAAACTTGGAAATGTCTTATCGTATGCAGGTGGCACAGATTGCTTCGGATGATCATTACTTACCAAGTGGACTGTTCTATCAGCTGCGACAGAACTATGGAGGTCAGAAGCGTTACAGCACTTTCTACTATCTGGTTTCGAGCATGGAAAGCTTCTTGGATCTGGTGGACAAGCAGTACGACACATCAAGTATTCAGGATGACTACAAGTCGGCCGATTACTACTACAAGTACTACAAGCAGTACCCGAACAAGAAGAGCGAATACTATGAAAAGTACAGCAAATCTCATGGACCACAGGACGATTACTACCAGAAGTACAACAAGAACGAGTTCAGCGAGAAGGACCCGCAGAAATGGTCGACCACTCGCATTGCCAAGCTTTTGGACATTGACGCCGAGGATGCCGAAGAGCTGGAGGGACAGATCATGATGAGAATGTTCGATTCGGATTACTTCTACGCCTTCGATAATCAAACCATCGAAAATATCCCACGCCGGCTGAAACAGTGGGCCCGAGATTTGGAAGATGGCGCGACGTTGAACATCACCAAGTTCTACCAGCAGCAAGCCGTTACCCTAGCATTCCCGTTGGCATCCGGTTTCCCGTTCGTGTACACCCTGAAGACGCCAACCGTTGTCAAGATTGAAACGGAAGCCACCGTCAAGACACATCCGGCCATCAACAAGAAGGCTGCCGGACACCCAGAGAATGAAAATGATGAATACGTCCATTGGCCACGTGCTGTTAACGGATCAGTCGATGCTAACCTGCTTTATCATCGTTTGGTTGATGCCAAGGTTGGATTCGTTACTCCATTCGATCATCAACGATACATCGCTGGTTACCAGAAGAAGATTCAGGCCTATTTACCATTCAGCGTTGATTTTGACCTAGACTTCGATAATGACGAATACGAAATGGAACTGGAGTTCCTCGAACCTAAGGAAGATCACTTGCTGTTCCATTTGAGCTCTTGGCCATACACTGGATACAAGGATATCACCGATATTCGTCCGATTGCTGAAAGTCCGAATGCCCACATTGTACATGACGAAGAGCAAACGACCAAAACCTACGAGAAAACAGTTGGAGATCAGATGACTGGTGTTGCTATCCGTGTCTACGCTAAGTATGACAGTGATTTCCTCAACTATGGACGTGTCCAAGAATTGTTACAAGATTACGATTGGGCGGCGGCTGTGCTGTACCCAATGGCGGCACAAACCTACCACTACCATCAGATCAATGTTTATCACGACGCTCAGCGTAGCAATGCCAAGTCCATGAAGCTCGCCTATCACTACAAGGAAGGTGATTTCAGTAAAGACTACCAGGAGTCCGATGTAAAACACCCGAAGGGACGTCATGCATACGCTGGATACTACAACGAAAACAACTACGCTCAACCCTTCGACTTCAACCCGGGAAGCCACCGTCGCCAGGAACAGTTCATCAAGAATGCCGCTGCCGGAATTAGAAATAGCGATGTTGCAGTTCACGATATTGGAGTCACGTTCGAAGGCCATCAAAAGAAGAGTGAGTACGTGGTTACGGCTGCTTACGCCGATAGCCCAGTCGACGAGAAGTCCCGCCTCTTGTTGTTCATCTCGGGCAGTCCCTACAGCCAATCGAACAAGGCCAAACAGTTCCAGATGTGCCTCTCGGCCCAGAATGAGTTCCCGAATGTACCAAAACTGAACTTCATCAATGCTTTGAACTACGATGCCAGCTCTTCGATGCGCTATGAATTGGCTTACGGCGAGCGTTGCCAGGGTGGAGCTCAGATCTCCATGAAGGGTAAGATGTCCCAATCGGATGAGTACCGCCATTACCTACGCATCTCCGACGTCGGTCAGCGTTGCAAGCAGCAAATGGACAACGGATATTACCAACTGCAAGAATGTGAGAACGCTACCCGCCAGGCTAACTATCTGGATCAGTATCAATTCAACATTGAGGTCAAGAATGTCGACTCCTACGCCAAGAATTGGACTTACCACTTGGCTGACTATATCCAACACAAGACCTATCCTTACTTTACCCCGAACCACTACCACAAGGGCAAGAGCAATCAGTATCAGGTCAACTTCGAGATGACTCCCTACGGCGACTACTACAACGCTTCGTTCTACGCTCCAGACTATGCCTTCGAAATCGAGAACCATCCGATCGAAAACGAATATGCTCGTTACGCCGCAGCTATGCATCCCGAAATGGACATCACTGAACGACTTGCCTCTCATGCGTACCGCGGAGATAACCAAC cTTCCTGCGCTGTATCCGCCAAATACATCGATACCTTCGACGGAAACACCTACGACTACGAAATGGGAGAGTGCTGGCATGCCGTGTTGCATACTGTGAAGCCTGACTACGACTACTACGCTCAGCAGTCCCACTTCCAGAATGCCGACAGCGAGTACCGTTTCAAGAATGGATTCGACGAGGATGAACAGGTTACCATCTTGGCCCGCTCCGGACCCAACAAGGAAGTGTACTTCAAGGTTGTGCTCGGTCAGTACAAGCAGAATGACTACAACATCGACATCATCCCGAACGGTGCCGAACTACCAGCTGTCTACATCAACGGAAAGCCCCAGCAGATCCACGAGAAATACGCCGTCGAGTTGTACACCAACGATCAGAACGATCAACCGTTGATCCGTGCTCACGCTCGTCCCGGCAAGGAGTTGGAGATCAGCATCCGCGATGACGATATTAAGATTACCTACGATGGTTACCGTGCCCGGATCTACGCCGACCAATCGTACTACAACGATTTCGTTGGTCTGTGCGGAACCAACAATGGCGAAAACTACGATGACTTCGTTTCACCCAACCAGTGCTACATGAAGAAGCCGGAACACTTTGCCGCTTCGTACGCCATCACCGGCCAGAACTGCTCCGGACCTGCCCAAGCTTACAACATTGCCTACCAGCAGGAATCTCAGGACCAATGCTACAAGCAGGAATACTACTACGGAAACATCATCAGCGAGCAGGAAGCCGGACGTAAGCGTTATCGCAACTACAACCACTACGTCAACGACGACAGCTCGTCATCTTCCTCATCTAGCTCCTCCTCGTCCTCGTCCTCATCTTCCTCTTCGTCGTCCTCGTCGTCATCTTCCTCGTCATCGTCTGAATCCAACTCGGATTCCAACTCCAGCTCAAGTTCCTCGGAAGAGAAGGAATACCACCCGCAAAAGCAAAGCCATACAGTGAAGCAGTGCGAGATGCAACACCAGCACCAGATCATCGAACAGGGTGACCAAACCTGTTTCACAATGCGCCCGCTGCCGGCTTGCCGATCTCAGTGCAAGGCTTCCGAGAAGACCCCGAAATACTACGACGTTCACTGTCGCAACAGCAACGATCCGGCCACCAAACTGTACAAGAACCAAATCTCCAAGGGCTACAATCCGGATCTGAGCTCCCGTTCCGTTAGCAAGACGGTCAAGTTCAACATCCCGAAGGACTGCTACCACACCCAGTGA